The following is a genomic window from Niabella soli DSM 19437.
GGTGACCATCAACAGGAACCTCGTTCATTTGCAGGAGCGGAAAACGGGCTATATGAATGCCTGTGCCCGGTTGCTCAACCGGAAAGCGTTTGTGTATGAACTGGAGGAAGAACATTTAGAACGGCAAATAAAAGCTGTAATTAAAAAAAGCGTATTCAAGGATAAGGTTGACAGTCTTTGCTTTTTTACGAACAAGGTTGCCATGGCAGGCCTCTCTGAAATTGCCTCTATGGATCTCCCTGTGCCCGGCGCGCTGGGGATTGTGTGTTTTGATGAAGCAGAAGCCTATAAACTATTCAGGACCCCGGTAACCTATTTCAAACAGCCGTTGCAGGAAATGAGCAGGGCAGCGGTAGACTATTTGCTAAGTCAGATGGAACCCGGTGATAATAATGAAAAAGAACGATTGGAAGAATTTAACGGAACGCTCGTTGTTCATCAATCTTCTATGCGATAATATTAACTATTGATTATGGATATAAGAATCACTCAATCACTAAAAAGAAGCGTACTCTTGTTGGTTGTTGCAGCAGTTTCCGGAACGAGCATGGCGCAGCTCACTATGCCGCATTTTTTTTCCGATCATATGGTGTTGAAAAGCGATTCCTCAACCGTGTTTTGGGGCTGGAGCAAACCGGGCCGCACGGTTCAAATAAAAGCCAGTTGGCTGCCAGATACATTAACAACCGTGGCGGCAGGTACTTCTAAATGGAAAACAGTGCTGCCTACAGCCAAAGCCGGCGGCCCGTATCATATTGTAATTATTTCCGAAAAAGACACTTTGAAAATCGATGATGTGTTGATGGGCGAGGTCTGGATCTGCTCCGGTCAATCCAATATGCAGCGCAGTGCCAAAGAAAAATTGCCACAGATGCTCGATGCACTGCACGGGCCCTTCAATAACAATATCCGGATATTGAACGTAAGGGATATTGCTGCCCCGTGGCCACAGGAAAATATTTATGATCAGTGGTCGCTTTGTGATTCCCAGTCTTTACGGCCCTTTACGGCCATCGGCTATTTTTTTGCTCAAAAGCTGAATCAAAAACTAAATGTTCCGGTAGGTATTATCAATGCCAGTTGGGGCGGCACTTGTGCCGAAGTATGGTTGCCTGCCGGCGAGGTACTGTCGGATTCCCTGCTGGCACAAAAAGCACGGTTGCAAACCATTGCCCCGCGTAAGCCCAACCTTCCGGGCCAGGCGTGGAATGCTATGGTCTATCCCTTTGTGGGTTATGGCATTTCCGGGGCCTTATGGTACCAGGGTGAGAATAATACGGTCTCCTGGGATGGATATGCCGCCCTCTTCAGTAAACTGATTCAATCCTGGCGGAGCAACTGGAAGGCCGATTTTCCTTTTTTCTTTGCACAGATAGCGCCTTACAATTATAAGAATAAAGGCATTCAGAAGGGGGCGCTGGTGCGCGAAGCGCAGGGCCAGGTGGCGCTTTCCGTTAAAAAAACAGGAATGGTATTGACCTCGGACCTGGTAAATGATATCAATGATATTCACCCGTTGATGAAAAAAGAAGTGGCGCTGCGTATGGCGGATCTGGCCCTGGCTGATGTGTATCATCAAACGGCAAAAAATGTGCAGTCGCCGGTGTATAAAGATTATACCATTGAGAAGGATAAAGTGATCATCTCGTTCCATCATATGGAGCAGGAGCGGTTACTGGTAAAAGGTGGCCGCATTAATGACCTGTATATAGCGGGGGCCGATCAAAAATTCCTGCCAGCAGATTACAAGATAAAAGGGAACCGGCTGGTGGTATTTAATTCCCGGATTAAAAAACCCGTTTCGGTGCGCTATGCTTTTTCGGATACCGCCCTAACCAACCTGTACTCAACCAACGGACTGCCCGTATCATTGTTCCGGTTGGATAAATGGGAGGTGCCCACAAATAATTAGAAACATGAGGATTATTTATTGTTTTTTATTTTGCCAGTTATTTTTTTCCTGTATTCCCAAGGATCAGCGTACCCTTGCAACAGCTTCCGTTAAGGACAGCGCGCAAGCCTATGTTTCAAGGAAAGACCTTTCAAAAATAACGGTGGGCTATTGTACCCCCTCCCTGAATGCGCCTTTTTATGTTGCGTTAGAGCAGGCCGTAAGAACGAATGTTTTGCATTATGGAATGGGATACCTTTCCACAGATGGGCAGGGCGACATTAACAAACAGGTACTGGCGGTGGAAGACCTGCTGGCGAAGGGAATAAAGGTGCTCATCCTTAATCCCCTCGATCCCAAGGCATTGGTGCCCGTGGTTAAAAAAGCCAAACAGCAGGGGGTGCTGGTATTTATTGTGGATAGTTTTATTGATCCGGATGCGCCTTACATTTCCAGTGTTGTGGCCAACAACGAATTAAACGGAGAGCTGCTGGGCGAATGGGTGATAAATAATAGTAAGAAACCACATTTGAATATAGCCCTCATCAGCGGCAACCAGGGAAACCCGGTGGGCCGGGAAAAACGATTAGGGTTTGTAAGGGGATTGGCGGATGCCCAGTTGCACAATGAAAACAGGGTGGACTTTACCATTCTGACCCAGGGTTGGGGCGGGTGGACCAATAACGGTGGCCTTAAGGCAATGGAAGATATTTTGGTGGCACATAAAGAGGTAAATATTCTTTTTGCTGAAAACGATGCAATGGCCATTGGAGCGCTGAAAACCATTAAGGAAATGGGGTTGCAGCAACAGATTGCTGTGGTGGGTGTGGACGGACAAAAAGAAGCGTATCAACTGATCAAACAGGGGGCATACAGCGTTACGGCGCAGAATAGCCCCGATATACTGGGTGGAGATATGGTGAGGGTTGTAGCCCGCTATTTAAATGGGGAACAAGGCATCAAACAGGTAAACTACACCAGGTCTGTTGTTATTGACCGGCAGAATGTGGATCAATTCTATAACCCCAACTCTTTATTCTGAGCAATGATTGAGCTTAAAAATATCTCCAAATCATATGGCGGCGCCCGGGCGCTGGATGATGTTAGCCTGACCGTGGAATTTGGGAAAATACACGCTTTGCTGGGAGAGAACGGGGCCGGTAAATCTACCTTGATGAAGGTTCTTTCCGGCGCTATTCAAAAAGATTCGGGTTCCATTTATATAAACGGCGTGGAACGGGAGATCAGTACGCCTAAAGCTGCGCAGGACGAGGGAATAGGGATCATTTACCAGGAATTTTCATTGGTGCCGGAACTGACCGCTTCCGAAAATATATTCTTAAATCAGTTGGGCCAATCCTTTTGGATCAATTGGAACCATTTGCATAAAAAGGCGGATGAACTGGTAAAAAGTTTGGGCTTCAGTCTGGACGTGAAAAAGAAAGTGGCAGCATTAAGTGTGGCCGAACAGCAGGTTGTAGAAATCGCCAAAGCGCTTACTACGGATAGTAAGCTGATCATACTGGACGAACCTTCAGATGTACTGGGCCCACACGAGGTAACGATATTGTACAAGGTATTGGAACAACTGAAAAAGAAGAATATTGCTATTATTTATATCTCTCATCATCTTCATGAGATTTTACAGATCTCAGACAGTATAACGGTTTTAAGGGATGGAAAGACGATTGCAACGGTGGAGAACCGGGAGCTGAATAGCGACAAACTGATTTCGATGATGCTGGGTAAAGAGCTGCTGCGCACTGTTCGCAAGCCCGGAGATATTCCCGTTAATGGTTCGGTATTCAAAGTATCTGGCATAAAACTACCAATGGCCGCCGCAGCAATCGAGCTCACCGCCCGGTCCGGCGAAATACTGGGTATTGCCGGGTTAGTAGGCTCAGGCAGAACAGAATTATTACGGGCCATTTTTGGAGCAGATGCGGCCGAGGGAAAGAGGATCTATATGAATGAGGATCGGACTACGGCAACTTCGCCCAGGATCAGTGTGGCTAACGGTATCGGAATGGTGCCGGAAGACCGTAAAAAAGAAGGCGGGATACTCGATCAAAGTATCCGGAATAACATATCTGTTACCAACTATAAAAGTATAAACAAAGGTTGGGGATTTATCAGGAGCAATGCCGAAGCGAAAAATGTACAAACGCTGATTGACCGGCTTAAAATAAAATGCACTTCTGCAGCGGCTGCGGTTAATTCCCTTAGCGGCGGGAACCAGCAAAAAGTGATCCTGGCAAAATGGATCAATAGCGGTGCTGATATCCTTTTGATAGACGAACCTACCCGCGGGGTTGATGTGGGCGCGCGCGCGCAGATCTATGATATTTTATTTGAGCTGGCCAATAAGGGAAAAACATTGATTGTTGTTTCTTCTGATCTGGAAGAACTGATGACACTATGCGACCGGATTGTAGTGATGAAAAAAGGCGCACTGACCGGCGAGGTATTAAAAAAGGATTTTTCTGAAGAAAAACTACTCAGACTAGCGATAGAAGGAAGGAACCCTAATTTATAAACGATTGAATGATGAAAATGGAACGCATAAAAGGCGGCTTATCCCAATATAATACGGTGCTCATTTTTGTATTAATGCTGATCGTATCGGGGCTGATAACGGAAAACTTTTTTACAGCAAATAATATTTCCAACCTCATCCGGCAATCGGCTCCTATCGGGCTGGTTAGCATGGGCATGTTGTTGGTGATCCTTACAGGAGGGATCGATCTTTCGGTGGGTTCTGTTGTGGCAATGATCGGAGTCACTTTTTCGCTTTTAAGCTATGTGGTTTATTTTCCCGCTGCGTTCCTTTTATCTCTTTTAATTGGCTGTGGCATAGGTTGCCTCTCGGGCTATCTGGTGGCCTACCGGAAGATTGCATCCTTTATTGTAACGCTTGCCCTGATGTCGATGGTCAGGGGGGGCGGGTACCTGCTTTCGAAAGGAGCACCCATCAGCGTTGGGCCCTATTCTGCAAAGATCCTGACGCTGGGCACCGGCAGCCTTTTGGGCGTTCCCGTGGCGGCTATTGTATTAATGGGCGTATTTATGGTGCTGTTTGTTTTATTGAGGTATAATATTTTTGGAAGGCTCATACTGGCAATCGGATCTAATGAAGAGGCGGTGCGGTTATCCGGCGTAGCCGTAAAAAGAACAAAGTTTGCCGTGTATGTTATCTGTGCGGCATTAACAGCGTTAGCGGCCCTGTTAATGGTTGGACGAACAGGTGTGGGCACGCCTAATATAGGGGTGGGGCTGGAGCTGGATGCCATAGCCGCGGTCGTAATAGGAGGCGCTGCGCTGGCAGGTGGAAAGGGATCGGTGCTGAACACACTGTTGGGGGTATTCATATTAAGCATGATCGGTAATGTGATGAACCTGCTGGATATTACTTCTTATCTCCAGCAGATCATTAAAGGCGTTATCATTATTGCCGCTGTATTGTTTCAAAGAAATTAAAAAAAGAATGGAACTGAATTATAAAAACGCAGCGTTGCAGGAACCGTCGTTGCAGGCAGTTTTTGAAAAAACGACGCCCCCTTATCCCATATTACATTTTGGGGTGGGCGGGTTCCACCGGGCGCACCAGGCATGGGCCTTGCAAGGTTTGTTAAACGACCGGCGGCCGGAATTGGAACATTGGGGAATTACAGGAGTGGGCGTGTTGCCGCAGGATGCTGCTTTTGCAAAAACATTCCGCAACCAGGATTGCCTGTATTTTCTGCAACGCTTCGCCCCGGAAGGCTTGCGTGATACGCAATTGATCTCATCAATCAAGGAAATGCTGCATGTTTCCGAAGATTATGAAACGATCTTAGCCCGCATAGCAGCGCCGGAAACCCGCATTATCAGTTTTACCATAACCGAGGGCGGCTATAATGTGGATTATACTACCAACACTTTTATATGGGATACCCCGGTTGTTCAGGAAGATCTATTACGAAGAGATGTTCCCAAAACGGTTTTTCGTGTTTTGGCAGAAGGGCTGAAAAAACGCAGCATGGCAGACGGCGGGGCGATTGTGCTAATGTCCTGCGATAATGTGCAGCATAACGGAGACATACTCCGGTTGGCATTGATAGAATTTTTAAAACGCTTTGATCCTTCCCTAATAGATTGGGTGGCGCAGCACGTTACTTTCGTTAAAACAATGGTAGACCGGATCACGCCGGCAACCACCCGGGCGCAAAAGGAGGCATTTGAAAAAACCGGCGGCTTTCATGACCAGTGCCTGGTAGTTTGTGAAGAATATTTTCAATGGATTATCGAAGAACATCCTGGCCTTGCCGGCCTCCCCTTGCGGGATATGGGAGCCACAGTGGTGAAAGAAGTAGCGCCTTATGAAAAGATGAAGCTGCGCCTGTTAAATGGCGGCCATTCACTGACCGGGCTTTTAGGAGAGGCATTAGGATATGACCGGATCCATACAGCTATAAAAGATGATAACATCAACGCTGTTTTTCAGCGCTATTGTTCCGAGGAGGTTATACCAACGCTTGATCCCATTGCCGCAGTTCATTACCCGGATTATGTGCAGCAACTGGTATACCGGTTCGGTAACCCTATGATCAACGACAGCACCGCCCGCATCATCTCCGGCTCTACAGATAAATTGCCAAAGTTTGTATTGCCCGTTATCAGCGAGCAGTTGAAAAGGCAAACCCCCAAAATTAAATGCGGTGTGCTGATATTGGCTGCCTGGTATTATTATTTAGAGGAAGCGTTCAAAAAAGATCAGATGGAAGAAGTGCAGGACCTGAACAGGGAACTGTTGCTGGCTCTTTTTTCGGAACCCGACTGGGATGCCTGCCAGTTTATAACCCGGCTGCCTGTGCTGCATACGCTGCAGCGCGAGCCGGTAGTACAAACCCTGTTTCTTGAGTATGTACAGGCTTTGAGGGTGGGGGAGATACATTTATTAATAAACCAATTGCTACATTGATGAAAAATAAGGTCATTTGTTTTGGAGAGGTGTTGTGGGATGATTTTGGCACCACAAAAACGATTGGCGGGGCTCCGCTGAATGTAGGCTATCATCTTTCCAAATTAGCCATTGAGCCCGTCATTGTTTCACAGGTAGGAAAGGATGAACCCGGCCGGGGCCTCCTGCAGCAATTAGATCAATGGCAATTAGTCGCTGATTATTGTGTGGTGTCTGATGTGCATCCCACCTCAACCGTGAACGTGCAGCTCCTGGAAAACGGGGAAGTAACTTATACGATTACTGAAAATGTTGCATGGGATTTTGTTGAGTATGATAATGAACTGGCGGGTAAAATAAAAGAAGCGGATGCGTTCATTTATGGCACGCTTGCCGCCAGGACCCCGTATACACGGGCTACGCTGCTCCGGTACCTGGAACATGCAAAATGGCGGGTGCTGGATCTGAACCTGAGACCTCCTTATACAGATAGGGAAACATTGTTATTGCTCATCCGGTCCTGTCATAGTTTAAAACTGAATCGGGGCGAATTAGATTTTATTGGATCATTTTTAGGGAAAGGAATAGAAACAGAGGCGGAGGGGGCGGCCCTTATTTTTGCTGCCTTTGACAATATAGAAGAGATCATTCTTACAAAAGGAGAAAAGGGGGCGGCTTATTATAACAGGAAAGAACAATGGAGCATTGAGGGGCTTACCGTTCCGGTAATGGATACGGTTGGCAGCGGAGATGCTTTTCTTGCGGCGTTTGTAGGAGGAAAACTGAAGGGGCGTACCCATCGCCGGCAAATGGAAGATGCGGTTGTATTAAGTGCCTTCATCGCCACCCGGCAGGGAGCCTGCCCCTCCTACACGCCTGCAACGGTACAAAAATTTAAAGAAAAGTATTATGAGGCAAATGTTTAAACAGATCACAACTACGGTAGCAATGATAGCATTGCTCGTAACCGGACTTGCAGCGCAGAGCGGTCTTCATACAACGCCCATTAAAAGTATGGCAGCGTTGCAGCAATATTTTCATTATGAGCCTGACAAGCCGGTGCTGATCTCCGGCCACCGGGGCGGGTTGTTGCCTGGTTTCCCTGAAAACAGTATTGAGGCTATGGAAAAGACCTTAAGCCTGATGCCTTCGTTTTTTGAAATTGATCCCCGGTACACCAAGGACAGCGTAATGGTACTGATGCATGATGACGCAATGGAGCGCGTCACCAATATGAAGGGAAAAGTTAGCGAACTTACCTATGCGCAGTTGTCGAAAGCAAGGTTAAAAGACCGGCAGGGAAATATAACTTCTTATAAAATTCCGACACTCCGGGAGGCGTTGGATTGGGGAAAGGATAAAACCATTTTTAACCTGGATAATAAGAATATTCCGTGGTCAAAATATGTGGAGTTATTTAAAGGCGGCGCTTATCCGAATATTATCCTCAGCGTTCGCTCCATGAAGGAAGCGTTCTATTATTATAAGAACCTGGATAATGTTTTATTATGCGTGGCGATAAAAAATCAGGAAGATCTGGAGGCCTTCAAAAAAACGGGGATACCGTATAACCGGATCATTGCCTATGTGGGGGATTCTGTTTCGCGTAATACGGATGAGATCTGCCGGTGGCTGCACCAGAAGGGGGTGATGTGCTTTTATTCTTTTCCACCCAGCTTTGATAAACTTAAAACAGAGGCGGAACGGTTGAAAGCCTATTGCGCAGAATTGATAAAACGACCGGATATTATAGAGACCGACTATCCTGCCTTATTTTCCGGGGCAGGCGATAAATAGCTGCTGTGAATTTTTCATCCGGCTCCTGGTGACCAGCTTCTGGCAGGGTACAATCGGGCTGTTGATTGACTAAAAATGTTTAATTGTCTTTAAATATTTTATTATTTATTATTTTTTGTAACAATTTTTTCATAATTTGGTAATAATTTCTTTAAAATAGTTTTCTTTTTTTGTGACCGGTTTAAGATGGCGGTCACAAAAGGTTGCCGCTGCTTCAATATTTTAGAGGATTAAATCGTGCAGTTCGTTTTTATTAAAAAATTTAATCGATTAAATTTTTTAATAAAATTCCGCGATGGAATATTTTAAAAAAAGATTTGAGGTTGCCATTAGATAAGATTATTTAACAATAAAATCCCAAAACAATTCATCATTCAAAAAAGACATATTATGGAAAGACCGACAAAAAGAGTAAATAAACCAGGGCGCTGCCTGTTGCTGTTCGTTTTGCTGCTTCAGTGTTTTAATTTGATGGCGCAAAAAGGATCCGGAACCATCCATGGGCGGGTCCTGGCAAACAAAGTGCCGCTTCAGGGAGCCACGGTAGCGGTTAAAGGCACTACTATCGCTGTAGTAACGGACCAGAATGGTGACTTTAGTTTAACAAGCAGGGAGGGAACTTATACACTGGTGGTTTCTTATGTAGGGCACACTACCGAGACGCGCGAGGTGCACGTTAAAAAAGGAGTATCACAGCCCCTTCAATTTGACCTGGTGTCTTCCGGGCAATTGGAGGAAGTGGTGGTAAGTTACGGTAAGCAAAGGGCGCGGGATGTAACCGGATCCATAGCCACCGTGGATGCTGCCAAATTGCAGGATCAACCGGTGAGCCAGTTTGCACAACAATTACAAGGCCGCGTACCAGGCGTACAGATCTCCCAGTATAGCGGTCAGCCGGGAAGGGGCATTGGATTTATTGTGCGGGGGGCAGCCTCTTTTTATTCAAGTAATCAACCGCTGTTTGTTGTGGACGGCGCTCCGGTTACGGGAAGTATCAATAATATCAATCCTGCCGAAATAGAAAGTTTTAGTTTCCTCAAAGATGCATCGGCTACGTCCCTGTACGGGTCAAGGGCTGCAAATGGGGTGGTGCTGATAACGACCAAACATGCAAAGAACGGCGACGCTAAAGTGGAGTTCACCGCCAACTACGGCGTGCAAAAAATTCCGACGGGCCGGTTGCCCAAAATGATGAACGCCCGGCAATTTGCAGAATTTATGAAAGAGCGCGCAGACGACGGGCTGAAATATGAGCCGGGATATAAAGTATCTGCCGATTATCAACAAGCATACGGTAACCCGGAAAAATATGGGGAAGGTACCAACTGGTTTGATCTGTTAACAAGGCCGGCGCCTATTCAAAGCTACGATCTTACCGTGCAGTCGGCACGCGAACGGTCCTCTTCTACCATTATGGTAGGTTATCAGGACCAAAAAGGGGTGATCATTAATAACGGTACCAAACTATTCTCACTACGGTTTAATCAGGATTTCACCTCGCTCAACAAAAGGCTGAAGGTGGGATTTAATGTAGCGCCCAGCTACCGGGTAGATCATAACAATCGCTTTTCTACCGATGGAGTAAACGGATATTTTGAACGGTTTTTTGAAGCCAGCCCGCTGATTGCTCCTTATGACAGCGCCGGGAATTTTATATTGAATGTAACTTCTCCGGGCATGGTATCCTATGTGAACCCGCTGGCTATTTATACATTGACCAATGATGATTATTATACCACCCGTATTCTTGGTAACGGATATGTTGAGCTGGAATTGCTGAAAGGATTGTGGTCCAAAACCAATGTAGCGGTGGATAAAGGGGCTGAAACCCGTAAGTTCTTTCAGTCGGGATTTGTAACCTCCGCCGCTGCACAAGCACAGTCTAAAGGGATCAGTTCTGCCGTCGACAATGGCTCATGGACGGCGGAGTCAAACCTGGTATACAATAAAACCTTTGGCGGTGATCACCATCTGGAAGCTTTAGCCGGGTATTCTGCTCAAAAATTCAGCACCTATAGCAATACATTAACGGGCATGGGATTTGCGAGCGATGATATTCCCTATTTAAAGGCTGCAACCAGCCTGACGGACGGAAGCAGCAGTGCAGGCGCTTATTCTATGCTTTCTGTCATCGGCCGTGTCAACTATAATTACAAAGGAAAATATTTGTTGTCCGGAGCCTTTCGCCGGGATGGGTCGTCCAAATTTGGTATTGACCGCCAATGGGGAACTTTCCCTTC
Proteins encoded in this region:
- a CDS encoding glycerophosphodiester phosphodiesterase family protein; translated protein: MRQMFKQITTTVAMIALLVTGLAAQSGLHTTPIKSMAALQQYFHYEPDKPVLISGHRGGLLPGFPENSIEAMEKTLSLMPSFFEIDPRYTKDSVMVLMHDDAMERVTNMKGKVSELTYAQLSKARLKDRQGNITSYKIPTLREALDWGKDKTIFNLDNKNIPWSKYVELFKGGAYPNIILSVRSMKEAFYYYKNLDNVLLCVAIKNQEDLEAFKKTGIPYNRIIAYVGDSVSRNTDEICRWLHQKGVMCFYSFPPSFDKLKTEAERLKAYCAELIKRPDIIETDYPALFSGAGDK
- a CDS encoding ABC transporter permease, coding for MERIKGGLSQYNTVLIFVLMLIVSGLITENFFTANNISNLIRQSAPIGLVSMGMLLVILTGGIDLSVGSVVAMIGVTFSLLSYVVYFPAAFLLSLLIGCGIGCLSGYLVAYRKIASFIVTLALMSMVRGGGYLLSKGAPISVGPYSAKILTLGTGSLLGVPVAAIVLMGVFMVLFVLLRYNIFGRLILAIGSNEEAVRLSGVAVKRTKFAVYVICAALTALAALLMVGRTGVGTPNIGVGLELDAIAAVVIGGAALAGGKGSVLNTLLGVFILSMIGNVMNLLDITSYLQQIIKGVIIIAAVLFQRN
- a CDS encoding PfkB family carbohydrate kinase, whose translation is MKNKVICFGEVLWDDFGTTKTIGGAPLNVGYHLSKLAIEPVIVSQVGKDEPGRGLLQQLDQWQLVADYCVVSDVHPTSTVNVQLLENGEVTYTITENVAWDFVEYDNELAGKIKEADAFIYGTLAARTPYTRATLLRYLEHAKWRVLDLNLRPPYTDRETLLLLIRSCHSLKLNRGELDFIGSFLGKGIETEAEGAALIFAAFDNIEEIILTKGEKGAAYYNRKEQWSIEGLTVPVMDTVGSGDAFLAAFVGGKLKGRTHRRQMEDAVVLSAFIATRQGACPSYTPATVQKFKEKYYEANV
- a CDS encoding sialate O-acetylesterase — protein: MDIRITQSLKRSVLLLVVAAVSGTSMAQLTMPHFFSDHMVLKSDSSTVFWGWSKPGRTVQIKASWLPDTLTTVAAGTSKWKTVLPTAKAGGPYHIVIISEKDTLKIDDVLMGEVWICSGQSNMQRSAKEKLPQMLDALHGPFNNNIRILNVRDIAAPWPQENIYDQWSLCDSQSLRPFTAIGYFFAQKLNQKLNVPVGIINASWGGTCAEVWLPAGEVLSDSLLAQKARLQTIAPRKPNLPGQAWNAMVYPFVGYGISGALWYQGENNTVSWDGYAALFSKLIQSWRSNWKADFPFFFAQIAPYNYKNKGIQKGALVREAQGQVALSVKKTGMVLTSDLVNDINDIHPLMKKEVALRMADLALADVYHQTAKNVQSPVYKDYTIEKDKVIISFHHMEQERLLVKGGRINDLYIAGADQKFLPADYKIKGNRLVVFNSRIKKPVSVRYAFSDTALTNLYSTNGLPVSLFRLDKWEVPTNN
- a CDS encoding sugar ABC transporter ATP-binding protein, with protein sequence MIELKNISKSYGGARALDDVSLTVEFGKIHALLGENGAGKSTLMKVLSGAIQKDSGSIYINGVEREISTPKAAQDEGIGIIYQEFSLVPELTASENIFLNQLGQSFWINWNHLHKKADELVKSLGFSLDVKKKVAALSVAEQQVVEIAKALTTDSKLIILDEPSDVLGPHEVTILYKVLEQLKKKNIAIIYISHHLHEILQISDSITVLRDGKTIATVENRELNSDKLISMMLGKELLRTVRKPGDIPVNGSVFKVSGIKLPMAAAAIELTARSGEILGIAGLVGSGRTELLRAIFGADAAEGKRIYMNEDRTTATSPRISVANGIGMVPEDRKKEGGILDQSIRNNISVTNYKSINKGWGFIRSNAEAKNVQTLIDRLKIKCTSAAAAVNSLSGGNQQKVILAKWINSGADILLIDEPTRGVDVGARAQIYDILFELANKGKTLIVVSSDLEELMTLCDRIVVMKKGALTGEVLKKDFSEEKLLRLAIEGRNPNL
- a CDS encoding SusC/RagA family TonB-linked outer membrane protein, giving the protein MERPTKRVNKPGRCLLLFVLLLQCFNLMAQKGSGTIHGRVLANKVPLQGATVAVKGTTIAVVTDQNGDFSLTSREGTYTLVVSYVGHTTETREVHVKKGVSQPLQFDLVSSGQLEEVVVSYGKQRARDVTGSIATVDAAKLQDQPVSQFAQQLQGRVPGVQISQYSGQPGRGIGFIVRGAASFYSSNQPLFVVDGAPVTGSINNINPAEIESFSFLKDASATSLYGSRAANGVVLITTKHAKNGDAKVEFTANYGVQKIPTGRLPKMMNARQFAEFMKERADDGLKYEPGYKVSADYQQAYGNPEKYGEGTNWFDLLTRPAPIQSYDLTVQSARERSSSTIMVGYQDQKGVIINNGTKLFSLRFNQDFTSLNKRLKVGFNVAPSYRVDHNNRFSTDGVNGYFERFFEASPLIAPYDSAGNFILNVTSPGMVSYVNPLAIYTLTNDDYYTTRILGNGYVELELLKGLWSKTNVAVDKGAETRKFFQSGFVTSAAAQAQSKGISSAVDNGSWTAESNLVYNKTFGGDHHLEALAGYSAQKFSTYSNTLTGMGFASDDIPYLKAATSLTDGSSSAGAYSMLSVIGRVNYNYKGKYLLSGAFRRDGSSKFGIDRQWGTFPSVSAGWVVSDEKFWDNIKAINFFKIRGSYGITGNNFFAGNYDPQATLGTYYYDFNNVITQGQTINRLANSDLAWERNKQLDIGVDLAFFNNRLNFTYDYYHKTTDGLIQQRSIPRSSGFSQIIFNVGELQMWGHEFSITSKNLVDRPLTWSTTLNMSFDRNIITKLVDPGFIRRNTGVSSDYYRQQVGHHLGEFYGFVFEGLYKDAADLANSPKYKATSANPNGVSDVGTIKVKDVNGDGVIDDVNDRTFIGDPTPTFSGGLFNSFQYKNFDLNLNMTYSVGGKILNAAKWAYQTNMDGSRNLLAAALDHWRSPENPGSGEFPRTKTNTTAMGRQVNSQWIEDGSYLTLKNVSLGYTLPLKKSMLSNLRVFASVQQAFVLTGYTGMNPETNVGASDPTAGVGIDENAYPIPRTFSIGFTTTFK
- a CDS encoding substrate-binding domain-containing protein, which encodes MRIIYCFLFCQLFFSCIPKDQRTLATASVKDSAQAYVSRKDLSKITVGYCTPSLNAPFYVALEQAVRTNVLHYGMGYLSTDGQGDINKQVLAVEDLLAKGIKVLILNPLDPKALVPVVKKAKQQGVLVFIVDSFIDPDAPYISSVVANNELNGELLGEWVINNSKKPHLNIALISGNQGNPVGREKRLGFVRGLADAQLHNENRVDFTILTQGWGGWTNNGGLKAMEDILVAHKEVNILFAENDAMAIGALKTIKEMGLQQQIAVVGVDGQKEAYQLIKQGAYSVTAQNSPDILGGDMVRVVARYLNGEQGIKQVNYTRSVVIDRQNVDQFYNPNSLF
- a CDS encoding mannitol dehydrogenase family protein; this translates as MELNYKNAALQEPSLQAVFEKTTPPYPILHFGVGGFHRAHQAWALQGLLNDRRPELEHWGITGVGVLPQDAAFAKTFRNQDCLYFLQRFAPEGLRDTQLISSIKEMLHVSEDYETILARIAAPETRIISFTITEGGYNVDYTTNTFIWDTPVVQEDLLRRDVPKTVFRVLAEGLKKRSMADGGAIVLMSCDNVQHNGDILRLALIEFLKRFDPSLIDWVAQHVTFVKTMVDRITPATTRAQKEAFEKTGGFHDQCLVVCEEYFQWIIEEHPGLAGLPLRDMGATVVKEVAPYEKMKLRLLNGGHSLTGLLGEALGYDRIHTAIKDDNINAVFQRYCSEEVIPTLDPIAAVHYPDYVQQLVYRFGNPMINDSTARIISGSTDKLPKFVLPVISEQLKRQTPKIKCGVLILAAWYYYLEEAFKKDQMEEVQDLNRELLLALFSEPDWDACQFITRLPVLHTLQREPVVQTLFLEYVQALRVGEIHLLINQLLH